The following DNA comes from Streptomyces pristinaespiralis.
GGTATACGAGATCGCCATCCGGGCCGCCGGCGTCTGGTGGCCCGCCCAAGGCGCACCACGCAAGATCACCGCGAAGGAGCTCGCCGGACGTAGCCTGCGCGACACCAAGAGCGCCTGGACCCCCGCCCGGCAGCAGGCCTTCTCCAACCTGATCGGTATCCCCTTCGACCAGGCCGTCGACAAGGCCGACACCGAACTACGCATCCGTGGCCCCCTGCAGTGGCGCGTCGGTACCGTCATCGCCGACGCGGCAGCCTGCCGCCCCTGGCTCGCGCTTCCCGCCCGCGGTGTCCGCGCCCTCGGCATGATCTCCTGCGAGGCCCGAGGCGTCTTCCTGGTCGAGAACGAGGACACCTTCGAACAGGTCTGCAAGATCCCGGAGATCGCCGACACCTGGCTGTGCATCTGGGGCAAGGGCTATGCGACCGACGGCCTGGCCGAATTCCTCCGCGGCCTCGACGGCCTGCCCGTCGCGGCATGGGGCGACCTCGACGCCCACGGCATCCGCATCATCGGCAACCTCGCCGACCGCATCGGGCGGCCCGTCACACCCGTCGCGATGACCGTCGACCTCTACCGGGGCGGCACCAAGTACCGCCAGGAGCCCACGAAACTGAAGGAGAACCGCAAGCTCGCCGCCCAGCTGGCGTGCGACGGCATCGAGGCCCTGCGCGACCTGGCTGAAGAGATCACCCGGACCGACGGGCACGGCTGCGAACAGGAGACGCTCTACAACGAAGTCCTCCCCGCACTCCCCGGTCTACTGAAAGCCGTGCATGTGTCCGGCAGTTCCTGACCTCCCAGAAGCGGGTAGCGGCCAGCAGGTAGGTTCGGGCCGGGCGTGCCCGGCCCCGGCCTTCCTGCTCCAGCCGGTGGCCTGATGCAAACACGGCATAAACACGCTGCCGCGTCTTTGGCGCAGGGCGAGTGCCTCGCTGCGCACGGCTCAAGGGACGAGGATGCCGGCGAGCAGGGACAAGTCGAGCTGAGGCAGACGTCCGGCGTGCGCGCGCAGATGCCGGGCTTCGGCCAGCATGACATGGGAGAACACGTCCTCCCTGGGCGAGTGGGCCATCAGACGGTGGTGGGCGCGGGCGCCGGCCAGCAGCGGGCGCGCCCAGGCAGGCACGGCGTGCAAAGGGCAGTGCCGATGGCCAGCCCCGTGGAGCTTGATGACGCAGACGTCGCCGGAGATGTCGAGGTCGCGGGTGAAGCGCAGGCTGCCCAGGCCGGTCTGGGTGAAGGCCAGCACACTCAGCGCTCCAGCGATGAGTGGGTGCGTGAGAGCGGTCAGGGCGGCGGCCTCCTCGGGCGCGATCTCGAGGGCAGGGGCGGCCTGGACCAGCTGCGCCGTGGCCAACGCACCGGCACAAGGGGGAGCTTGCCGCCCGGGCCTCGTCGACGCTGCTTCGGTCCCGCGCGGCTGCGGGGCGGGCGCCTGCCTCGCAGCCGTCGCCATCGCCGCCGGTCCTGTCATCGCCGGGAGAGCGGGAGGGAAGGACGGGCGCGCGGGTATCGGTCCCGGCTCGGCGAGGAGCGCCTCGAACTGGTCCCGGCCGCTGATGCGGCGCTCCACGCGGGCCAGCGACGGCGGCAGTCCGCGCGGCGGCTTCTGCCACAGCAGGGTCAGCTGAGCTCCCGTCGACTCGCGCCAGGCGAGCAGTTGGTCGATCCGCCGGAGGGTCAGCAGATGAGCTCGGGGGACCACAACGTGCCGCACCCCCATCGCGACACCCCAGGCAGCAGCGGCGAGCCAGGCCGCGTTCACCGAGTCCAGCCACACATCGGGGGAGTGGGGCCCGGGGGCCAGCCGCTTGCCCAGCGCATACAGCATGTCGTGCGCCAGCGCGGCCGGGCTGGAGCTGGCCGGCGTCGGCTGCACGGTGATGCGGCCTTCCCCGGGCCGGTGCGCCTGCAGCGCCGCCCGGGTGTAGAACAGGTCGTCCCGCTCGTCCACCACGATCGTCACGTCGCTGTACACCAGTGCCATCGCCCCCTCCCGGCCGCGCCCCGCCACACCGCCCCGTATCGGCCAGGCGCCAGGCCGGTCCGTACGGCGCGCAATGGTTGTGGCAGCGGCCCGGGCTCGCCGGGCCGCCGCGGATGTGCGGCGGCTGCTACATGCCGCCCAGCTTGCTGTACACCCAGTTGACGAGGTCCTGCTTGACCTCGGTCAGGCCCTTCTTCTTCATGCCGTTGAGCATGTGCTTGGTGATGGTGGCCCAGTTGCGGAAGTTGCCGTGCGCCGCGGCCCGGTCGATGTTGCGGATCATCTGCGGGTCCACCCCGGCCCACAAGGAGTGAAACGCCGGCAGGGTGGCGACGACCTCGGCCTCGGGCATGCGCGTGAACTTCTGCCAGATGAAGATCCGTGACGCCAGCATAGGTTCACGCTTGAGGACCTTGTAGCAGCCATCGCCGCCGGCGAAGATCACCGCGATGTCGGTATTGCGGTCGTCCCAAAGGTGGCGCCAGTACTCGAACGAACTGCGGCCCATCCACTGGGCCTCGTCGCACACCAGCACGCGGAACGTCTGCGACAGCGTTTCCTTCAGAAGTGTGTCGAATTCGATCGGCCGGGTCGGCGGTTCCCCGGGCAGCCCCAGGGCGTTAAACAGTCCGTGGCGGATGTCGCGGGGGGTCGGTCCCGAGCGCAGCTCCAGGCGGTAGGTGTTGTCGGGGGCGATCTTGCGCAGCGCCGAGTTCACCGACATCGTCTTGCCGTATCCGGCCGCTCCGTAGGCGACCATCATGGCCTTGGCGTCGATCGTCGCCTGCACGTCGTCCAGGGTCGTCATGAGCGTATCGGTGGCCACCAGGTGCGCATTGAGGCGGTGGAAGTGGTCCTCGTCCTCTGCGGGCAGCCTGCCGTAGTCCATGTCGCCGCTCACGCGTTCTCCTCAGGGGCGTTGTCGTCCGGCTCGTCCGCGGCCGGAAGGACCGGGCGGGCCCAGCCGTCCGGGACGGGCTGGTGCGGGATGTAACCGGGATCGGCCCGCCGCAGGTCCGTGGCGTCCGATGCGGCAAGTTCTGCCTCGGCCTCCGCCTCGGTCAGCGCACCCAGACGCTCGGGCGGGGTGGCGGTGGTGACGGCCTCGAAGCGTTCGCGCCGCAGCCGTGCGGCGGCCTTCATGTCCGCGCGAAGCCGCCGCGCCTTGGAGGTGCGGGCTTTGCGGACCTTGCTGACCTGCTCCTCGCTGGCCGCCTCGGCCAGGACGGCGCTGCCCAGGTGTACGCCGTCCAGGCCGAACACCTCGATGGCCAGGTCGTGGTGGGGCAGGTGGCGCACCGCGACGCGGACGCCGGCCTGGCCCACCATCCAGGGGGCGATGTAGTGGCGATTGCGCCACTGCACGCCCTGCGTGGTGATGGTGCGGGTGCGTCCGTCGTCCGCGAGCCCGAAATGGGCCAGCTGCTCGGCGGCAACGTCGTGCAGGGGAGTGGGGTCGCACGACCACGCCTGCATCGGGGTGCGGCCGCCCAGCGCCCTGGGCTGGTGCTCGGTGTTCCACCAGTGCACCCACTTCAGCAGCAGCTCCACGAACGCCTCGAAGGTGAGCGCGGGCTCGTCCGGATCCGCGGTGCGCCCGCCGGTGAGCGTCTGCCGGTGTACGTAGCGCGGCATGGAGACGAACAGCATGTCCTCGACCGCACCGTTGAGCGCCTCGATGGTGCCCTTCAGATGCGGGCTGTAGGCCGGGAGATCGACGACGGGCACGGCGAAGGCACCCAGGGCCGAGGCCACGGTGGCACACAGGAACTCCTTGCCGCGGTCCACCCTGATCAGGCCCGGCAGCCCTCCGGCCGGGCCGAAGGGATCGGCTCGGTCCAGAGCCATCCGCAGGGCCGCCAGCACCGCATCCGCGCTGGGTGCATGGGGCGTCACGGCCACCCCCGTGATGACTTTGGTGTGGCAGTCGATGAACCAGGTCACCCAGGGCTGCACGAGCTGGTCCTCGAGCAACACCCGCACAGGCACACACTTGTGGTCGCCCTCCCAGGCGGCGTTGCGGTGCGCGGGAGGGCGCTGCCCGAACACGTCGAAGGCCCGCCGGGCAGCCTCCCCCTTGGCGAGCCCGGCCCGCTCCCCGGGCGTCAGGTCCCGCCGCAGCGCCCGGTGGAGCGTCGACAGCGACGGGGCCGCAGGCAGCCGGGGCTCGTCCAGGGCCCGCTGCTTAAGCTCACGGTGCACGGCGGAGGCGTTGCCTCCCCACACCACCAGCAGCCGCCGCAGTTCAGGGGTGACGCGGAACCGTGTCCGGGACGCCGCATCGACGTGGCCGGTGGCGCGCGCCTCGGCGACCCACCGCCACACCGCCCGCTCCGAGCGGCCCACGGCCGTCGCGACCAGCTTCACGTGCGCGCTGGTCAGCTCGCCGCTCTGGTCCAGCGACAGCAACCGTGGCAGCGCGGCCAGCCGCCCCGTGCGGGCGGTGAACACCGCTTTGCCAGCACCCTGCGTGCCGGCAGAAGAGTCACTCATGCGGTCTGCTCCTTACATGGATACGAATCGTGGAAAGGACCGGAAGTGCCGTGCTTGCGCCGGGTGTTGGCGGTGAAGGCGGACGGCACTGGCGTTCCCGGCCGTTTGCAGGGCCGTGATGCGGCGTCATGCCGGGGGAGGGCGGGTACGGCGGGGCCATCAGCCCGCACCGGCTGCGAGCGTCGGCAACTTCGCTGGGAGGGGGCGTGCTTCTCGAAGGCCAGGCTGCTTCAAGGGGCAGGCTTATGCCGGGGCATCGGGGGCGCCCCGGCGCTGGCCAGTCTTGTTGCGGCACCTGGGGTGGAAGGCCGCGGTCGGCGCTGAGCTGAATGCTTGTCAGCGCCGGCCGCAGGGCTTCCTGGGGCGCCTGCATGCGCCGGGAGGACGTACGGGATTGGTCGGGCGCAGGAAGGGAGGAGAGCTACCGGTGTCCCAAGGTGCTGCCCTGGGGCGGACGGGCTCCTTGGCGCCACTGCTGGCCGGCCCGGTGTTGCTCAGGCGTGTTCCAGCATGCGCCGGATCCCGTCGCGGATGATCGTGGCGCGTTCTTGCGCCGTGAGCCAGGTGGCTGTGGAGCCCTGGGCGGTCTTTTCGACGAACAGCACGTCTTCGACGGCGTCGGCTACCGGATACAGGTGGCTGATGACCGCGAGGGTCTTGTCCTGGATTGCAGCGTTGCTCAGGACGGGAAGGGTGGCCTCCAGGCGGTCGGAGTCCAGCGAGCCGAACCCTTCGTCCAAAAACAGGCTCTCCAGCTTGCTGTTGCTGCGGTTGTGAAGTTCCACGAATGCCAGTGCCAGCGCGAGGGAGGTCTGGAATTTCTCCCCGCCGGAGAGGGTTTCTCGGCCGCGCGTGAGATTCGTAGCGGACTCCACGATCTTGAAGTCCTCGGTGAACCCATAGAGCCCGGTGGAGATCTGCTGGAGGATCCTGCTCCCGTAGCGGAGCAGCGCATGGGTGCGCTGGTCTGTGAGATAGGTGAGGAACTTCGTGTCGGTGAGCTGGTCCCTCACTCTCCTCCACACTGCGGCCTGTTCATCCGCGGCGGTGATGGCAGCGTCCAGTGCCTCGGCGTAGGGGATTTGGGACTGCGCGGTACGCAGGTCGGACTTGGCTTTGTCGTGCGCTGCTTCCGCGTCGCTCGTCTTGCGGCTGAGCGGGTCGAGAAGGGCGGGTGCCAGCAGGTCGCTCTTCTCCGGCACCGGGAAGCCCGGGTCATGGTCGGTTTCGTCGGCGGCGGCCCCGGCTTGGAGGGTGAGGTCCTTCTCGAACGCGTGGATTGCGTCCGTGGCTCGCTGCCCGGATTGTTTCAGTGTGCCCGCCAGTTGCTGGCTCAGGGAGGCGAGGGCCTGGTAGTAGGCGTCGACGAAGGCCAGGTCGGATCCGTCCGGGGCAGGAGGCAGTTCTTTGGGCGCCTCGCTGTCAAGGAGACTTTCGGCGTCGGTGGCGGCGTCCGCCCAACGCTCCAGCTTTTTGATGAGATTGCGGGTGGGAGTCTCAACCTTGCGCCGGCGGCGTCCGTCCAGGGCCTGGCGGTGCTCGGTGTGCTCGGTGAGGGCCTGCTGTGCTTCGTCGCGTGCCTGTGCTGTCTGTTCGAGCTGTGCGAGGCGCTGACCGGCTGTCTCCAGCGCTGAGGCGATGTCCTTCGGGGAGGGGAGGTCCTGCGGTGTGTCCTGCGCGGGTCGTATCGAGGCCGGGAGCTCGGTGACCTCGCTCAGCAGTGTCTGCAGGTCGCTCTCGTACTGCAGCTGGGTCTTCTCCAGCCGTTTGCGTTCGCGCTGCAAGCGGCCGCGCTGGCGTTTGAGGTCGGCCCGAGCCGACTCCTTCTCGGCCTGCGCGGTCGCCAGCTCTGCCTGGGCGCTCGTGTGGGCCGCGAGCGTTTCTGCTTCCGTATCGCGCAGCGGCTGGACGAGTGTCTTGACCGCACGGGTGATCTGGGCCCGGTTTTTGGGGTCGCTGCCCGCGAGGGCACGCGCCTGCGCGGCCGTCTGCTGGCTCAGCGTGTCCAGAGTCGTGGCCACGCCCGGCACGACGTTCGGCCGCATCGTGTCCACCAGCTCCTGCAGCTGAAGCAGTGAAGTGTCCATGCGCTCGAGGGCGGCCAGATGCGCGCGCTGGTGCTTCTGGGCCCCTTGCCCGGTCGCGTTCAGCTGGGCTGTTGCCTCCGCCGCGGCGGTTACCGCTGTGTTCACGGCTTTCGAGGATTTGGTGAGCTGACCTCTGGCTTTGTCAAGCGCCTTGCCGTCCAGCGGGGAGGGGGGAGTGAAGTCGGTCGGGAGGGGCCGGACGCAGACCGGGCAGGCGTCCCCTGGCGCCAGAGCGGAACCCGCCGTGTGGGCGGCTTCGCCGCGCTCCACCGCAGCAAGCGCCTCCTCGGCTTCTTCCCGTGCCCCGCGCAGCTGACGCAGCTCAGCTTCCAGCTTGTCGACGCGGCCGCGCTGCTCCTCGACTGTCTCGAGCGCCGTGTTGGCCGACTGCAGATGTGCCGCCGCAGCGGTGGCTTCCTGCAGCGGGCCCCGGACGGCCTCCTGGATCTGGTCGGTGTGCGCGCGGGCCTGGGTGACGGCATGCTGTGCCAGGTCGGCTTCCTCGACGAGAACCGCCAGGCGCTGCTCGTGCTCGGCCAGCTCCTGCTGTGCTTGCGTGTGCTCCTGCTCATGTTCGCCGTGCTGCAGCTGCTCCTGTTCAAGCCGCTGCATCAGGGTGTCCAACCCGGCTGCACGGCCCGGCAGGCCGGACAGCACAGTCACCGCACCGGACAGGGACCGGACCGTGTCACCGGCCTGCGTGGCCGCCTCCAGGGCGGCCTGCGCCGCGTCCAGCTTCAGACTCAGATCGCGTCCGGCCGCTTCCTGCGCTGCGGCTTCGGCATCGAGCTCCGTCTTCGCCTTGGCCAGCGTGGCCAGGGTGACAGCCGCATCCGGGACGCTGCGCTCACGCAGCAGCCGTGCCGCCTTGTCCAGAGCGGCCTTGCGGTGCTTGTGTGCGACGGCCCGCCCTTGTGCCGCGCGCAGAGCGGCCAGCCGCTCGCGTCGGCTTTCCGCGATGCCACGCGTACGCTCCACATCCAGCGCCGCCTGTGTGGCGACGGCATGGGGATCTCGCAGGAGGTCCGCCCGGGCACTCCTGGCGTCGAGGATGCCCGCGCTCAAGCTCTCCAGTCGAACGCCGGCGTGCTTGCGGACACGTTCCAGTTCGTTGATGCCGAAGACGTGCCGCAGGATGTCGGCGCGGTCGCCTCTGTTCGCCTTGAGCAGGTTGTCGAACTTCCCCTGGGGCAGCAGGACCGTACTGACGAAGCCCTTCCAGTCCAGACCGATGAGCTGGGTGACGGCATCTGTCACCGCGCGCATGTTGTCGACCCGCAGGTCGGCGCCGCCTTCGGCCATGGACTCCAGAACAGCCTGCGGCTTCCTGCGGTTTGCATACAGCGTGCGCCGCACCCGCCACGGGCGGCCGTTCACGGAGAACTCGAACGTCACGTGCATGCTGGGGCTGCCGGTGCTGATCAGCTCGTAGGCTTCCTCGGGTTTGCTCGACCACGAGCTCGCCCCGTACAGGCCGAAGGTGAACCCCTCAAGGAGAGTGGACTTGCCGGCGCCGGTACGGCCCAGGATGGCGAACCGGCGCTTCCCGGCGAAGTCGATGGTGCAGGTGCCGGGGTAGCTGCGCATTCCGCTGACGATGAGCCGGCTCGGCTTCACGACGCCTCCGTCCAGGTGTTTTCCAGCGCAGCGCGGAGCATTTCCTCGGCCAGGACCGGAGGCAGCGTCTCGTCGTCGAGCTCGTTGAGCAGGTGGGTGAATGCGGTGACGGTGGACTCCGCGGCAGCGCCGCTCAGTCCCTCGGATGCCAGGTAGGCGCGGAAGGCGTCGGGGAGCTCCGGCTCCTCGCCGGGATCCCCGTCCATGACAGCCTCGGCGGCCGCCTCCCGTGCCGGTACGGGGTTGACGAGGATCGCGTTCGGGACGATCTCGGCGATCTTCTGGCTGAGGAGCCCATCGGGCTCTTCGCCGGCGATTACCGCTTTGAGGAAGGTCCCGTCGTACTGGGCGGCCGCGGCCTTCAACTCCTCCAGAGTCCCGGGGAAGTGGGCCAGCCGTCGGCCACTGGAGAGCCGGCGGGGCAACGCCCTTACCGGTCGTCCGGGGTCGGCGTCGACGATCACGACGCTTTTGGATTCGTCGGCTTCGCCGAAGTCCATGGCGAGCGGACTTCCCGCGTAGCGGGCGATGCACTTGGCGCCCCGAACCGGTTGCGGGCGATGGATGTGCCCGAGAGCGGCGTAGGAAACCTCCGGAAGATTCTCGGGGCCGGTTTCGAAGCGGTCGTCCACGGCCCGTCCGCCCCGGGAGCCTTGGGCGCCGGTGACGTACACGTGGGCCGCGAACAGCAGGATGTCCCGGTCGGGGTCGTACCCCTCGTGCATGGCCCTCATCAGCTGCGCCTGTAGCCCGCGCATCCCCTCGGCGTAGTCGGCGTACGACGTGCCGGTCGCGGAATGCTGCCAGAAGTGGTTCGGATGCACGAACGGCAGGACGGCCAGGCGGATTTGCTGCTCACCGCCGCAGGCGTCGAAGGTGAGGACACCGCCGTCGTCCGCGGGGCGGAACCGGTCGGCGAAGAACAGGCCCCGGCCCCGCAAGGGACCGTTCATGGAGCCGAAGAACTTGAAGTATGCGGGGGAGTCGTGGTTGCCGGCCAGGACCACGGTGGGGGCGATGGCGGCGAGTTCGATCAGGGTGTCCATGGCGCGCGACATGGCCCGGATGGTGGGACGGGAGTGGTGGAACAGATCGCCGCTGTGGACGATCAGATCCGGCTGGCTTTCCTGGGCGATGGCCACGATCTCGGCCAGGACGGCGTCGAAGTCCTCTTCGCGGGCGTGCCCGTGAAAGATGTGGCCTAAATGCCAGTCGGAAGTGTGGAGCAGTCTCATGCCTTCGTGCGCCCTTCTGGGAAGCGAGGCGTAGGAGGGCACCGGTGGTGCCTTATGAGCCCGGGACTGTACACCAAATTCCCTGGAGTAAAACTGGGAGTCCCGAGTGACTGCTGGCCTCCGGGCACGGACGAACGCATGACCGCTCTCGAGGAGCGCATGCAGCAGCTGTCAGGAGGCGGTCGGGCGGGCACTCGCGCAACACGCTACTTTCCAAGTACGCCTTCCAAGCGTGATTTGACACGCAGTCGACTCACCTGGAACGTTCTGTGCGGGCTCAGTGCGGCCCGGACATGGCCCAGCCGGCGACCATGCCTGCGGTCGCCGAGCCCCATCTGGTCGCGCCTGTGCGCGACCAGATCCACCAGGTATCGGTCTTTACTTTTTCCTGGAATGAAACTGGTATATACGGGGGGCTGCTAGCATGCGGGCATGGATGAGCATCTGGTCGCACTCGAGAAGCGCATGCAGCAGCTGCAAGAGGCGCTCCGGCAGGCGCTCACACGACACGACACCGCCCAAGTGAACTCCCTGGGCGAGGAGCTGACACGCACTCGACACGCGTGGAACGTTCTGTGCGGGATCACTGAGGTCCCGGACACGGCCCAGCCGGAGGTGCAGCCAGGGGTCCGGCCTGAGCCCGCGCTGGCAGTCGTCGAGCCCAACCAGGACGTGCCCGTACGCGACCAGGTCCACCAGGCGCTCGCCCTGCTCACCGTCCCCGCCTCGCCCAAACTGCTCAGCCAGGTCCACCAGGCTTTCTTCTCCACCCCGCTGAACACGGCACGCATGACCACCCTGCGCCGCGACGAGGAACGCTCCTTCCGCTCCGCCCCCTACGGCCGCGCCTACTACATCTGCCCCGCGCTGACCTCCGACCTGCTCTCACCAGCCCGCGCGCTGCTCGCCCTGAGCACCTGGTCACTGGAGCAGCGCCTGGTGGGACCGCTCACCCAGCGCGTCCACTTCCTCACCTCGGCCCTACGGCTCGCGGACGCCGCCGAACACCTCGCCGGCGAGGCCGGGATGCCACAGCCCGTCCAGCAGCTGCTGCTGCACTACAGCCGCAACATCCACGGCGACGCCCCCCGGGGCCCGCTCGACCTGGACGCGCTGCGC
Coding sequences within:
- a CDS encoding Wadjet anti-phage system protein JetD domain-containing protein, with protein sequence MPDLTPQPPLLIGEAHGRETVPLRNLPPGITAVTLPRITKDSDDTIHVRVPRDRRRRVSPRQVDLVADHPVSPYDPPPALTTRQLIKVLQTKTAKRWPTIQADLGDNAWQIVADLIRCGAVILRCDVVNATGYSPRSWTLTRSWAELAEDKLAELQGRQHPEDLHRELLDIMSGIPELAHEHALLATTPPGRVLKIPEGTATRAEDWRVYEIAIRAAGVWWPAQGAPRKITAKELAGRSLRDTKSAWTPARQQAFSNLIGIPFDQAVDKADTELRIRGPLQWRVGTVIADAAACRPWLALPARGVRALGMISCEARGVFLVENEDTFEQVCKIPEIADTWLCIWGKGYATDGLAEFLRGLDGLPVAAWGDLDAHGIRIIGNLADRIGRPVTPVAMTVDLYRGGTKYRQEPTKLKENRKLAAQLACDGIEALRDLAEEITRTDGHGCEQETLYNEVLPALPGLLKAVHVSGSS
- a CDS encoding AAA family ATPase, which codes for MSGDMDYGRLPAEDEDHFHRLNAHLVATDTLMTTLDDVQATIDAKAMMVAYGAAGYGKTMSVNSALRKIAPDNTYRLELRSGPTPRDIRHGLFNALGLPGEPPTRPIEFDTLLKETLSQTFRVLVCDEAQWMGRSSFEYWRHLWDDRNTDIAVIFAGGDGCYKVLKREPMLASRIFIWQKFTRMPEAEVVATLPAFHSLWAGVDPQMIRNIDRAAAHGNFRNWATITKHMLNGMKKKGLTEVKQDLVNWVYSKLGGM
- a CDS encoding Mu transposase C-terminal domain-containing protein — its product is MSDSSAGTQGAGKAVFTARTGRLAALPRLLSLDQSGELTSAHVKLVATAVGRSERAVWRWVAEARATGHVDAASRTRFRVTPELRRLLVVWGGNASAVHRELKQRALDEPRLPAAPSLSTLHRALRRDLTPGERAGLAKGEAARRAFDVFGQRPPAHRNAAWEGDHKCVPVRVLLEDQLVQPWVTWFIDCHTKVITGVAVTPHAPSADAVLAALRMALDRADPFGPAGGLPGLIRVDRGKEFLCATVASALGAFAVPVVDLPAYSPHLKGTIEALNGAVEDMLFVSMPRYVHRQTLTGGRTADPDEPALTFEAFVELLLKWVHWWNTEHQPRALGGRTPMQAWSCDPTPLHDVAAEQLAHFGLADDGRTRTITTQGVQWRNRHYIAPWMVGQAGVRVAVRHLPHHDLAIEVFGLDGVHLGSAVLAEAASEEQVSKVRKARTSKARRLRADMKAAARLRRERFEAVTTATPPERLGALTEAEAEAELAASDATDLRRADPGYIPHQPVPDGWARPVLPAADEPDDNAPEENA
- a CDS encoding AAA family ATPase, whose translation is MKPSRLIVSGMRSYPGTCTIDFAGKRRFAILGRTGAGKSTLLEGFTFGLYGASSWSSKPEEAYELISTGSPSMHVTFEFSVNGRPWRVRRTLYANRRKPQAVLESMAEGGADLRVDNMRAVTDAVTQLIGLDWKGFVSTVLLPQGKFDNLLKANRGDRADILRHVFGINELERVRKHAGVRLESLSAGILDARSARADLLRDPHAVATQAALDVERTRGIAESRRERLAALRAAQGRAVAHKHRKAALDKAARLLRERSVPDAAVTLATLAKAKTELDAEAAAQEAAGRDLSLKLDAAQAALEAATQAGDTVRSLSGAVTVLSGLPGRAAGLDTLMQRLEQEQLQHGEHEQEHTQAQQELAEHEQRLAVLVEEADLAQHAVTQARAHTDQIQEAVRGPLQEATAAAAHLQSANTALETVEEQRGRVDKLEAELRQLRGAREEAEEALAAVERGEAAHTAGSALAPGDACPVCVRPLPTDFTPPSPLDGKALDKARGQLTKSSKAVNTAVTAAAEATAQLNATGQGAQKHQRAHLAALERMDTSLLQLQELVDTMRPNVVPGVATTLDTLSQQTAAQARALAGSDPKNRAQITRAVKTLVQPLRDTEAETLAAHTSAQAELATAQAEKESARADLKRQRGRLQRERKRLEKTQLQYESDLQTLLSEVTELPASIRPAQDTPQDLPSPKDIASALETAGQRLAQLEQTAQARDEAQQALTEHTEHRQALDGRRRRKVETPTRNLIKKLERWADAATDAESLLDSEAPKELPPAPDGSDLAFVDAYYQALASLSQQLAGTLKQSGQRATDAIHAFEKDLTLQAGAAADETDHDPGFPVPEKSDLLAPALLDPLSRKTSDAEAAHDKAKSDLRTAQSQIPYAEALDAAITAADEQAAVWRRVRDQLTDTKFLTYLTDQRTHALLRYGSRILQQISTGLYGFTEDFKIVESATNLTRGRETLSGGEKFQTSLALALAFVELHNRSNSKLESLFLDEGFGSLDSDRLEATLPVLSNAAIQDKTLAVISHLYPVADAVEDVLFVEKTAQGSTATWLTAQERATIIRDGIRRMLEHA
- a CDS encoding metallophosphoesterase family protein, with the translated sequence MRLLHTSDWHLGHIFHGHAREEDFDAVLAEIVAIAQESQPDLIVHSGDLFHHSRPTIRAMSRAMDTLIELAAIAPTVVLAGNHDSPAYFKFFGSMNGPLRGRGLFFADRFRPADDGGVLTFDACGGEQQIRLAVLPFVHPNHFWQHSATGTSYADYAEGMRGLQAQLMRAMHEGYDPDRDILLFAAHVYVTGAQGSRGGRAVDDRFETGPENLPEVSYAALGHIHRPQPVRGAKCIARYAGSPLAMDFGEADESKSVVIVDADPGRPVRALPRRLSSGRRLAHFPGTLEELKAAAAQYDGTFLKAVIAGEEPDGLLSQKIAEIVPNAILVNPVPAREAAAEAVMDGDPGEEPELPDAFRAYLASEGLSGAAAESTVTAFTHLLNELDDETLPPVLAEEMLRAALENTWTEAS